A part of Clostridium novyi genomic DNA contains:
- a CDS encoding PTS sugar transporter subunit IIB — MSIANIEMLRIDERLIHGQGQMWLKFLGVNTVIVANDEVSENKIQQTLMKTVVPKSIAMRFFSIQHTCDIINRASPRQKIFIVCKSPEDALKLVAGGVPIKEINIGNIHNKEGKEQITRSIYLGREDKEALKKLYDKYRIKFNTKTTPTGNDGSVQVDITKYLD, encoded by the coding sequence ATGAGTATAGCAAATATAGAAATGTTAAGAATTGATGAAAGATTAATTCATGGTCAAGGACAAATGTGGCTAAAATTTTTAGGAGTAAATACAGTTATAGTTGCTAATGATGAAGTAAGTGAGAATAAAATTCAACAAACATTAATGAAGACGGTGGTACCTAAATCTATAGCAATGAGATTTTTTTCTATACAACATACTTGTGACATAATTAATAGGGCTTCTCCAAGACAAAAAATATTTATTGTATGTAAATCACCTGAAGATGCTCTTAAGTTAGTAGCGGGAGGAGTACCTATAAAAGAAATAAATATAGGAAATATACACAACAAAGAAGGAAAAGAACAAATTACACGTTCTATTTATTTAGGAAGAGAAGATAAAGAAGCTTTAAAGAAATTATATGATAAATATAGAATTAAATTCAACACTAAAACTACTCCAACAGGTAATGATGGAAGTGTACAAGTAGACATAACTAAATATTTAGATTAA
- a CDS encoding glutaredoxin domain-containing protein, producing the protein MIKVYSVPNCPWCEKVKKYLNSKKVDYEYINIKDDLQAREELIELTNQTSVPVIDIDGNIVIGFEKDKLDQFLNF; encoded by the coding sequence ATGATAAAAGTTTATTCTGTACCTAATTGCCCCTGGTGCGAAAAAGTAAAAAAATATCTTAACTCTAAAAAAGTTGATTATGAATATATAAATATTAAAGATGATCTTCAAGCACGTGAAGAACTTATTGAACTAACAAATCAAACCTCAGTACCAGTAATAGATATTGACGGTAACATAGTTATAGGATTTGAAAAAGACAAATTAGACCAATTTCTTAATTTTTAA
- a CDS encoding helix-turn-helix transcriptional regulator, with protein MVKLKTRIRELRKELNMKQDDLAKLVGVRRETIVHLENERYNPSLKLGMDIAKVFGKSVEEVFEFIEDKE; from the coding sequence ATGGTGAAATTAAAGACAAGAATTCGTGAACTTAGAAAAGAATTAAATATGAAACAAGATGATCTTGCAAAATTAGTAGGTGTAAGAAGGGAAACTATAGTGCATCTAGAAAATGAAAGATATAATCCCTCTTTAAAATTAGGTATGGATATTGCTAAAGTTTTTGGAAAATCAGTAGAGGAAGTATTTGAATTTATAGAAGATAAGGAATAA
- a CDS encoding acyl CoA:acetate/3-ketoacid CoA transferase, giving the protein MKKVKVLTADEAVKIVNDGDTLTTSGFVSSSCPEALNKAMEKRFLETGSPKNITLMYASSQGNRDGSGADHYAHKGLVKRIIAGHLNTAPKMGQMCIDNEIEGYNLPQGVLLNLFRDIAGHRPGTITHVGLDTFVDPRNGGGKVNDITKEDLVEVIKINNEEKLFYKAFPINVAFIRGTYADEYGNITFEKEITPLEGTSTAQAVKNSGGKVVVQVEKVVKGGTLDPRLVKIPGIYVDAVVVAEPQDHEQSFGQEYEPGVSGELRVPIDNMKPIPLSAKKIIGRRAAMELEEDTVVNLGIGAPEYVAQVANEEGIGDYMTLTVESGPIGGIPQGGTRFGSSMNPDCLIDQPYQFDFYDGGGLDLAFLGLAQCDESGNINVSKFGPRIAGCGGFINITQNSKKVFFCGTFTAGGLKTKVEDGKLVILQEGKSKKFLKNVEQVTFSGRYANRTGQTVRYITERAVFELKEDGVHLIEIAPGIDLQTQVLDLMDFVPKMDDVKIMDTRIFRDEKMNLKDQK; this is encoded by the coding sequence ATGAAAAAAGTTAAAGTACTTACAGCAGATGAAGCTGTTAAGATAGTTAATGATGGTGATACGCTAACTACAAGTGGATTTGTTAGTAGTAGTTGTCCAGAAGCACTTAATAAAGCTATGGAAAAGAGATTTTTAGAAACTGGTTCTCCTAAGAATATAACTCTTATGTATGCTTCATCTCAAGGTAACAGAGATGGTAGTGGTGCTGATCACTATGCTCACAAAGGGTTAGTTAAAAGAATAATAGCAGGTCACTTAAATACTGCTCCAAAGATGGGTCAAATGTGTATCGATAATGAAATTGAAGGATACAATTTACCACAGGGAGTTTTACTAAACTTATTTAGAGATATTGCTGGTCATAGACCTGGTACAATTACTCACGTTGGATTAGATACTTTTGTAGATCCAAGAAATGGTGGCGGTAAAGTTAACGATATCACAAAAGAAGATTTAGTAGAAGTAATAAAAATAAACAATGAAGAAAAGCTTTTTTATAAAGCATTTCCTATAAATGTAGCATTCATTAGAGGTACTTATGCAGATGAGTATGGTAACATAACATTTGAAAAAGAAATAACTCCTCTTGAAGGTACATCTACAGCACAAGCTGTTAAAAACAGTGGTGGTAAAGTTGTTGTCCAAGTTGAAAAAGTTGTTAAAGGTGGTACTTTAGATCCTAGACTTGTAAAAATACCTGGAATCTATGTTGATGCTGTTGTAGTAGCTGAGCCACAAGATCATGAACAAAGTTTTGGACAAGAATATGAACCAGGAGTATCTGGTGAACTAAGAGTACCTATTGATAATATGAAACCTATCCCACTAAGTGCTAAAAAAATTATTGGTAGAAGAGCTGCTATGGAACTTGAAGAAGATACAGTTGTAAACCTAGGTATAGGAGCACCTGAATATGTTGCTCAAGTTGCTAATGAAGAAGGAATTGGAGATTACATGACATTAACAGTTGAGTCAGGTCCAATCGGTGGAATTCCTCAAGGAGGAACAAGATTTGGATCAAGCATGAATCCAGATTGTCTAATTGATCAACCTTACCAATTTGATTTCTATGATGGTGGCGGTCTTGACTTAGCATTCTTAGGACTTGCTCAATGTGATGAAAGTGGTAATATAAATGTTAGTAAATTTGGTCCTAGAATAGCAGGATGTGGTGGATTTATAAACATTACACAAAATTCTAAAAAAGTATTCTTCTGTGGAACATTTACTGCAGGTGGACTAAAAACAAAAGTTGAAGATGGAAAACTAGTAATACTTCAAGAAGGAAAAAGCAAAAAATTCCTTAAGAATGTAGAACAAGTTACATTTAGTGGAAGATATGCAAATAGAACTGGACAAACTGTTAGATATATAACAGAAAGAGCCGTATTTGAATTAAAAGAAGATGGAGTACATTTAATAGAAATTGCCCCAGGAATTGATCTTCAAACTCAAGTTCTTGATTTAATGGATTTCGTTCCTAAGATGGACGATGTTAAAATTATGGATACAAGAATTTTTAGAGATGAAAAAATGAATTTAAAAGATCAAAAATAG
- a CDS encoding VOC family protein, with protein sequence MKPMRLHHVGIILPTLEAAHRFLEKFGLEVDYQGFVEAYHADLIFTKYNENESPLELIIPKEGVLTEFNDGKGGIAHIAFEVEDVEAVRKEYESKGMKMLEGKAVPGTSDIIVNFLRPKYGEGILVEFVETVAPIQR encoded by the coding sequence ATGAAACCTATGAGATTACACCACGTTGGAATTATACTTCCTACATTAGAAGCTGCACACAGATTCCTTGAAAAATTTGGATTAGAAGTAGATTACCAAGGATTTGTTGAAGCATACCATGCTGATTTAATATTCACAAAATACAATGAAAACGAAAGTCCATTAGAATTAATCATTCCTAAAGAAGGAGTTCTTACTGAATTCAATGATGGAAAAGGTGGAATTGCTCACATCGCTTTCGAAGTTGAAGATGTTGAAGCTGTTCGTAAAGAATATGAAAGCAAAGGTATGAAAATGCTTGAAGGAAAAGCTGTACCAGGAACAAGCGACATCATAGTTAATTTCTTAAGACCTAAATATGGTGAAGGAATACTTGTTGAATTCGTAGAAACTGTTGCACCAATACAAAGATAA
- a CDS encoding 2-hydroxyacyl-CoA dehydratase subunit D — protein sequence MTDIQNMSAKELLGYYQQKLDEEARQAKKEGKLVCWSASVAPPEFCVAMDIAMVYPETHAAGIGARKGSLDMLEVADRKGYSSDICSYARVNLGYMELLKQKALTGKTPEVLANSPAVDIPLPDLIITCNNICNTLLKWYENLAAELNIPCIVIDVPFNHTMPIPQYAKDYIAEQFKDAIATLEKVCGRKFDYDKFLEVQKQTQRSVAQWNRLAALSSHKPSPLNCFDLFNFMALIVCARSRDYAEITFKKFADELEENLKNGIYAFKGAEKKRITWEGIAVWPYLGHTFKSLKSLGTIMTGSAYPGLWNLTYTPGDMSSMAEAYTRIYINTCLDNKVKVLSDIIEAGKCDGVAYHLNRSCKLMSFLNVETAEKLQEQNGLPYVSFDGDQTDPRNFAPAQFDTRVQALAEMMEQSEEGK from the coding sequence ATGACTGATATACAAAATATGAGTGCTAAAGAATTATTAGGGTACTATCAGCAAAAACTAGATGAAGAAGCAAGACAAGCAAAAAAAGAAGGAAAACTTGTTTGCTGGTCAGCATCTGTTGCTCCACCAGAATTCTGTGTAGCTATGGATATAGCTATGGTTTACCCAGAAACACACGCAGCAGGAATCGGTGCTAGAAAAGGTTCATTAGATATGTTAGAAGTTGCAGATAGAAAAGGATATTCATCAGATATCTGTTCTTATGCAAGAGTTAACCTTGGATATATGGAACTTTTAAAACAAAAAGCTTTAACAGGAAAAACTCCAGAAGTATTAGCTAATTCACCAGCAGTTGATATACCACTACCAGACCTTATAATTACATGTAACAATATTTGTAACACACTATTAAAGTGGTATGAAAACTTAGCAGCGGAATTAAATATTCCATGTATTGTAATTGACGTTCCATTTAACCACACAATGCCAATTCCACAATACGCAAAAGATTATATAGCAGAACAATTTAAAGATGCTATAGCTACATTAGAAAAAGTATGCGGAAGAAAATTCGATTACGATAAATTCTTAGAAGTACAAAAACAAACTCAACGTTCAGTTGCTCAATGGAATAGACTTGCAGCTTTATCATCACACAAGCCATCTCCATTAAACTGTTTCGATCTTTTCAACTTCATGGCTCTTATTGTTTGTGCTAGAAGTAGAGATTATGCTGAAATCACATTCAAGAAATTTGCTGATGAACTTGAAGAGAACTTAAAGAACGGAATCTATGCTTTCAAAGGTGCTGAAAAGAAACGTATAACTTGGGAAGGTATAGCAGTATGGCCATATCTTGGACATACATTTAAGTCTTTAAAATCACTTGGAACAATAATGACAGGTTCTGCATATCCAGGTCTTTGGAACCTTACTTATACACCAGGAGATATGAGCTCAATGGCTGAAGCATATACTAGAATTTATATCAATACTTGCTTAGATAATAAGGTTAAAGTTCTTAGTGATATAATTGAAGCTGGAAAATGTGATGGTGTTGCTTATCACTTAAACAGAAGCTGTAAGCTTATGAGTTTCTTAAATGTAGAAACAGCTGAAAAATTACAAGAACAAAACGGATTACCATATGTAAGCTTCGATGGAGACCAAACTGATCCACGTAACTTCGCACCTGCTCAGTTTGATACTCGTGTACAAGCTTTAGCAGAAATGATGGAACAAAGTGAGGAGGGAAAATAA
- a CDS encoding PTS sugar transporter subunit IIA translates to MKILIVGHGEYATGIKSTIKLLTGVDKNIDALNLNDELTHEKYKNIVHEYVKNNNELVIFADLTGGAPFQIASQEVLLNRTNNNQYVVGGVPVGCIFDTVMNSMVLNTEKDIKYIIKNAINEITNMVSIVSNEQLQ, encoded by the coding sequence ATGAAGATTTTAATTGTAGGACATGGAGAATATGCAACAGGAATTAAGTCAACTATAAAGCTTTTAACGGGAGTAGATAAAAATATAGATGCATTAAATTTAAATGATGAATTAACTCATGAAAAGTATAAAAATATAGTTCATGAATATGTTAAAAACAATAATGAATTGGTAATCTTTGCGGATTTAACTGGGGGAGCACCATTCCAAATTGCATCACAAGAAGTGCTTTTAAATAGAACAAATAATAATCAATACGTTGTGGGTGGAGTGCCTGTTGGATGTATATTTGATACTGTAATGAATTCTATGGTTTTGAATACTGAAAAAGATATAAAATATATAATTAAGAATGCAATTAATGAAATAACTAATATGGTTTCAATAGTTTCAAATGAACAATTACAATAA
- a CDS encoding PTS system mannose/fructose/sorbose family transporter subunit IID has translation MESKKVLKKSDYVKTSLRAFFLQNGFNYGNYQGLGYANILYPALKKIYKNDEEGLKDTLKENVEFFNSNPHFLPFITSMHLVMLESDRQNDEIRSIKMALMGPLAGIGDSLSQFCLAPLFSTIAASLAQEGLMAGPILFFLAMNGILLAIKLITGLWGYKLGTSVIETLSDKMGQISKIASMIGVTVISGLAVSFVKISTPIKYVGLMPDGGKKIIEIQNMLDKIAPKMLPALFTIFIFYLIKKRKWTTYKVVGLTILLGIIFSVLGIVK, from the coding sequence ATGGAATCTAAAAAAGTTTTAAAGAAAAGTGATTATGTAAAAACATCTTTAAGAGCATTCTTTTTACAAAATGGATTTAACTATGGAAATTATCAGGGACTAGGATATGCTAATATATTGTATCCTGCTCTTAAGAAAATATATAAAAATGATGAAGAGGGACTTAAGGACACATTAAAAGAAAATGTAGAATTCTTTAATTCAAATCCTCATTTTTTACCATTTATAACTAGTATGCATTTAGTTATGCTTGAATCAGATAGGCAAAATGATGAGATAAGATCAATAAAGATGGCTTTAATGGGACCTTTAGCGGGAATTGGAGATTCATTATCACAATTTTGTTTAGCACCTTTATTTTCTACAATAGCAGCATCATTAGCTCAGGAAGGATTAATGGCAGGACCAATATTATTTTTCTTAGCAATGAATGGAATATTATTAGCAATAAAATTAATAACAGGATTATGGGGATATAAATTAGGTACTAGTGTTATTGAAACATTAAGTGATAAAATGGGTCAAATATCTAAAATTGCAAGTATGATAGGTGTGACTGTAATATCTGGTTTAGCAGTATCATTTGTCAAGATATCAACCCCTATTAAATATGTAGGATTAATGCCAGATGGTGGAAAGAAAATAATAGAAATTCAAAATATGCTAGATAAGATAGCTCCTAAAATGTTACCGGCGTTATTTACTATATTTATTTTCTACTTAATAAAGAAACGTAAATGGACTACTTATAAAGTAGTAGGATTAACAATATTATTAGGTATTATATTTTCTGTATTAGGAATAGTAAAATAA
- a CDS encoding PTS mannose/fructose/sorbose/N-acetylgalactosamine transporter subunit IIC, giving the protein MEISIFQCVLIGLWTSFCLAGMLLGVYTNRCIILAFGIGIILGDIPTALAMGAVGELAFMGFGVGAGGTVPPNPMGPGIVGTIMAITMKGQGMDPGTALALSFPFAVAFQFLITATYTFATALSGIATKALDEKKFTKFRLAANLTIVVFIIVGFIIGFAGSYSAEGLKSVIQLIPTWLITGLSVAGQMLPAVGFAMILTVMSKEELIPFVILGYISIAYLKLPVIGVAFIGTMFALLEYYRTKNKSGNYSVNHEEEVEFEDGI; this is encoded by the coding sequence ATGGAAATCTCGATTTTTCAATGCGTATTGATAGGATTATGGACTTCATTTTGTTTGGCAGGTATGTTACTAGGTGTTTATACAAATCGTTGTATAATATTGGCATTTGGTATTGGTATAATTCTTGGAGATATACCAACAGCATTAGCCATGGGAGCAGTTGGAGAACTAGCATTTATGGGATTTGGAGTAGGTGCAGGAGGAACAGTTCCGCCAAATCCAATGGGACCAGGAATTGTTGGTACTATAATGGCTATAACAATGAAGGGACAAGGAATGGATCCAGGAACAGCTTTGGCATTATCATTTCCCTTTGCTGTAGCTTTTCAATTCTTAATAACTGCCACATATACTTTTGCCACAGCATTAAGTGGAATTGCTACAAAAGCTTTGGACGAGAAAAAATTTACAAAGTTTAGATTAGCAGCAAATCTAACAATAGTTGTATTTATAATAGTAGGTTTTATAATTGGATTCGCAGGATCATATAGTGCGGAAGGTTTAAAATCTGTAATTCAATTAATACCAACATGGTTAATTACAGGATTATCAGTAGCAGGTCAAATGTTACCAGCTGTAGGATTTGCTATGATACTTACAGTTATGTCTAAGGAAGAATTAATACCATTTGTAATATTAGGATATATAAGTATTGCATACTTAAAGTTGCCTGTAATAGGAGTTGCATTTATAGGAACGATGTTTGCTTTATTAGAATATTACAGAACTAAAAATAAGTCAGGAAACTATAGTGTAAATCATGAAGAGGAGGTTGAATTTGAAGATGGAATCTAA
- a CDS encoding acyl-CoA dehydratase activase, translating to MFTMGIDIGSASSKVVILENGSDIVAAEVIQIGTGSTGPKRALEQALSKSGLKMEDMDKIVATGYGRFAVEEADKQISEISCHAKGIFFLVPTARTIIDIGGQDAKAIKLDSKGGVKQFFMNDKCAAGTGRFLDVMSRVLEVNLGEMEEYDSRATEIATVSSTCTVFAESEVISQLSKGVEKENIIAGVHQSVASKACGLAYRCGLEEDIVMCGGVAQNKGVVRAIERELKKPVIVAPTPQVTGAIGAALFAYEEAIKANK from the coding sequence ATGTTTACAATGGGAATAGATATTGGTTCCGCATCTTCTAAGGTTGTAATCCTTGAAAACGGAAGTGATATTGTTGCTGCAGAAGTCATTCAGATTGGAACTGGTTCAACTGGACCTAAACGTGCACTAGAACAAGCACTTTCAAAATCAGGCCTTAAAATGGAAGATATGGATAAAATTGTTGCTACAGGTTACGGAAGATTTGCTGTAGAAGAAGCAGACAAACAAATCAGTGAAATAAGCTGTCATGCTAAAGGAATATTCTTTTTAGTACCTACAGCAAGAACAATCATCGATATTGGTGGTCAAGATGCTAAAGCAATCAAACTTGATAGCAAGGGTGGGGTTAAACAGTTCTTTATGAATGATAAATGTGCCGCTGGAACAGGCCGTTTCCTTGATGTAATGTCACGAGTACTTGAAGTTAATTTAGGTGAAATGGAAGAATATGATAGCCGCGCAACAGAAATTGCAACTGTAAGTAGTACTTGTACAGTTTTTGCAGAATCTGAAGTAATATCTCAACTTTCAAAAGGAGTTGAAAAAGAAAACATTATAGCTGGTGTTCATCAATCAGTTGCAAGTAAGGCATGTGGCCTTGCTTACAGATGTGGTCTTGAAGAAGATATTGTAATGTGTGGCGGAGTTGCTCAAAACAAAGGTGTTGTAAGAGCAATAGAAAGAGAACTTAAGAAACCAGTAATAGTAGCGCCAACTCCACAAGTTACAGGTGCAATTGGTGCAGCATTATTTGCTTATGAAGAAGCAATAAAAGCTAATAAATAA
- a CDS encoding ABC transporter ATP-binding protein, which translates to MKLKALDLEVCLGNNHILKGVNIEVNKKEFVGIIGPNGSGKSTLLKCIYRNLKPTKGTILVDDRDIKKFSIKEVARNFAVMSQFNNYNFDFTVLDMVLMGRAPHKSFIERENTYDYEIAIESLKKVGMQECCERSFLSLSGGEKQRVILARTLAQKTRVLILDEPTNHLDIKYQLQLMSIVKGLNKTVISAIHDLNIAAMYCDKIYAMKSGKIFKYGTPKEVLTKDIIKKLYDVEADVTEDNETGLLNVKYKPKYVL; encoded by the coding sequence ATGAAATTAAAAGCCTTAGATTTAGAAGTTTGCTTAGGCAATAATCATATATTAAAAGGTGTTAATATTGAAGTAAATAAAAAAGAATTTGTTGGGATAATAGGACCAAATGGAAGTGGAAAAAGTACACTTTTAAAATGCATATATAGAAATTTAAAGCCAACTAAGGGAACTATACTAGTAGATGATAGAGATATAAAAAAATTTTCAATAAAAGAAGTAGCACGCAACTTCGCTGTTATGTCCCAATTTAATAATTATAATTTTGATTTTACAGTATTGGATATGGTTTTAATGGGAAGAGCACCTCATAAAAGTTTTATAGAAAGAGAAAATACATATGACTATGAAATAGCTATAGAATCACTTAAAAAGGTAGGAATGCAAGAGTGTTGTGAGAGAAGTTTTTTGAGTTTATCAGGGGGAGAAAAACAAAGGGTAATTTTAGCTAGAACACTTGCTCAAAAGACTCGGGTACTTATTCTTGATGAACCAACTAATCATTTAGATATTAAATATCAACTTCAACTTATGAGTATTGTAAAAGGTCTTAATAAAACAGTTATCTCAGCTATTCACGATTTAAATATAGCGGCTATGTATTGTGATAAAATATATGCAATGAAATCAGGAAAAATATTTAAATATGGTACACCAAAGGAAGTTTTAACAAAGGATATTATTAAGAAATTATACGATGTTGAAGCTGATGTTACAGAAGACAATGAAACTGGTTTATTAAATGTAAAATATAAACCTAAATATGTTTTGTAG
- a CDS encoding NAD(P)/FAD-dependent oxidoreductase — MNKPNKVIDVLIIGSGPAGLTAGIYASRLKFSTLILEDEIIGGQIRNAYKIENYPGFINISGIDLIKNIQEQAIASGCIIDEFDKILSVKLTNDKKIIETQSYIYNAKTVIIASGAKRRQLPIPEENNFHGKGIHYCELCDGHMYEGKHIAIIGGGNSALLAVKFLSMYAEKITIIQQFDYFQAEKKIQEETFNNPKVNIIWNSEVKHAIGDNKISKIVIENIQTNTTSELSVDGIFVYIGFIPSTELYKDYIALDEFGNILADETTKTNVEGVFAAGDVRSKLFRQLTTATADGTVAALMAEKFINKINKE; from the coding sequence ATGAATAAACCAAACAAAGTTATTGATGTTTTAATCATAGGTTCAGGACCTGCTGGATTAACAGCAGGAATATATGCATCTAGACTTAAATTTTCAACTTTAATTTTAGAAGATGAGATAATAGGTGGGCAAATAAGAAATGCTTACAAAATTGAAAATTATCCTGGATTTATAAATATAAGTGGTATTGATCTTATAAAAAATATTCAAGAACAAGCTATTGCTTCTGGATGTATAATAGATGAATTTGATAAAATTCTTTCTGTTAAACTTACTAATGATAAAAAAATAATAGAAACTCAGTCTTATATATATAATGCTAAAACTGTTATTATAGCCTCTGGTGCTAAAAGAAGACAACTGCCTATTCCTGAAGAAAATAACTTCCATGGAAAAGGGATTCATTACTGTGAACTTTGTGATGGACATATGTATGAAGGTAAACATATCGCTATTATTGGTGGTGGAAATTCAGCTTTACTTGCAGTAAAATTTTTATCAATGTATGCTGAAAAAATTACTATTATTCAACAATTTGACTATTTCCAAGCTGAAAAGAAAATTCAAGAAGAAACTTTTAATAACCCTAAAGTAAATATCATTTGGAATAGTGAAGTGAAGCATGCTATTGGTGATAATAAGATTTCAAAAATAGTAATAGAAAATATTCAAACCAACACTACTAGTGAATTATCCGTAGATGGTATTTTCGTATATATTGGATTTATTCCAAGTACAGAATTATACAAAGATTATATAGCTCTTGATGAATTTGGTAACATATTAGCAGACGAAACAACTAAAACTAATGTAGAAGGTGTTTTTGCTGCTGGTGATGTACGTTCTAAATTATTTAGACAACTTACTACTGCTACTGCCGATGGAACCGTAGCTGCACTTATGGCAGAAAAATTTATAAATAAAATAAATAAGGAGTGA
- a CDS encoding glycoside hydrolase family 88 protein — MISIKNINEEPIKKKKEFIDNNLLTKQEVKNAIEKAIVQIDVNMNYFKDKFPYSAAKNNKYPIIENVEWTDGFWTGLLWLAYEYTGEDKYKELANKNVLSFKNRVDNNIQLDHHDLGFLYSLSCVSAYKLTGSYIAREASIKAADKLISRFQEKGEFIQAWGELGKKEHYRFIIDCMLNIPLLYWATEETGDKKYRTIAEKHFMTSCENVIRDDGSAFHTFYMDPLSGEPIKGVTRQGYSDDSSWARGQAWGIYGIALNYRNTKNTNVFNLYKGMTNYFLNRLPKDNVCYWDLIFNDGNGHVKDSSAATIAVCGMHEMNKYLPEVDEDKIVYKYAMHTILRSLIENYTNKECHEGQPILLHGVYSWHSNKGVDEGNIWGDYYYLEALMRFYKDWNLYW, encoded by the coding sequence ATGATTAGTATTAAGAATATTAATGAGGAACCAATAAAAAAGAAAAAAGAATTTATTGACAATAATCTGTTAACAAAACAAGAAGTAAAAAATGCTATAGAAAAAGCAATTGTTCAGATTGATGTAAATATGAATTATTTCAAAGATAAGTTTCCATATTCAGCGGCAAAAAATAATAAGTATCCTATTATTGAAAATGTAGAGTGGACAGATGGATTTTGGACGGGATTGTTATGGTTAGCTTATGAATATACTGGCGAGGACAAATATAAAGAACTTGCAAATAAAAATGTTTTATCATTTAAAAATAGAGTAGATAATAATATTCAGTTAGATCATCATGATTTAGGATTTTTATATTCTCTATCTTGTGTTAGTGCGTATAAATTAACAGGTTCTTATATTGCTAGAGAAGCATCAATTAAAGCTGCTGATAAACTTATATCGAGATTTCAAGAAAAAGGTGAATTTATTCAGGCGTGGGGAGAACTTGGAAAAAAAGAACATTATAGATTTATAATAGATTGTATGTTAAATATTCCGTTATTATATTGGGCTACAGAGGAAACAGGAGATAAAAAATATAGAACTATAGCTGAAAAGCATTTTATGACATCATGTGAAAATGTAATAAGAGATGATGGATCGGCATTTCATACTTTTTATATGGACCCATTAAGTGGAGAACCCATTAAAGGAGTAACTAGACAGGGTTATAGTGATGATTCGTCATGGGCAAGAGGTCAGGCGTGGGGTATATATGGAATAGCTCTTAATTATAGAAATACCAAGAATACTAATGTGTTTAATTTATATAAAGGAATGACAAATTATTTTTTAAATAGATTACCAAAAGATAATGTTTGTTATTGGGATTTAATATTCAATGATGGAAATGGACATGTAAAGGATTCTTCAGCAGCAACTATTGCAGTATGTGGTATGCATGAAATGAATAAGTATCTTCCAGAAGTAGATGAAGATAAGATAGTTTACAAATATGCAATGCATACAATTTTAAGGTCTTTAATTGAAAATTATACAAATAAAGAATGTCATGAAGGACAGCCAATACTATTACATGGAGTTTATTCTTGGCATTCAAATAAAGGAGTGGATGAAGGCAATATATGGGGAGATTATTATTACTTAGAAGCATTGATGAGATTTTATAAGGATTGGAATTTATATTGGTAG